The sequence GTTCTGATGCCTTTCGAAGTCTAACAATATTTTTGACCCTGTTCTGattcaatgtaaaatataacaatattttagacACTGCTttgataaaattctaaatataacaatattttagacCCTGTTCTGATACGtttcaaaataaaacaatattttagccatttcagcCATGCCCTCCATGTCTGTTTCAGCTCTATAGCTTTTTTCAGCTTTATTGCTTCAGAATGATAGAAACTAATTTAAATGGGAATGTGCTAACATTTATTATGTAAATTGTGAGCAGACCTTACCCCTCCCCCATGGGATTTCTCTTCCCAGCTCTTTGTTTAGTGCGTTGTAGTAACAAATTAGCCATTAGTCAACCAAATTTTATAATCAACTACCAAATATGACAATTCATTGCAGCAGTTAGAAACCCCATTGGTACAAATCAGTATTTGGCAATATTTTAAAAGTTGATCTGATACAAATCAGTGTTTATCTATTAATATATGGAACCCTGCTACATCAAATTTCAGTATTTGCTAATATAGTTTGGAATTTGGTGACATTTCAGATTTTGGAGCAGTATGATTCAGGATTCAGTGTTGGTGAGATTACAGATGTGATCCAGTTCCCTTCAATACTGTCATCAGTACATCTAGCTCCTTTAAATGTTATCAGTACATCCAGCTTATTTTAAGATGACTGTGACATGGTGAGGTTTGTGGTAAATGTGTGTTGTGCTCCACTGTAGTAAAATGTCTGTACAAAATTATGTTTCGGTAATTCAAAAGCAACACACTACTCATACTTTTTGTATGCCATCCAGAAGCCGCAACCACACTTTGAATGACACCCAGAGACCACGCCTTGGTGTTGCAGCCAACTGTGTGCCCTGAATTTAAGCTTGATCATGTTTGAATCAGTTGCTGACAGTTTTGTCAATGCAGATTAGCTGTATGGTAGGTGCACTGATATGAATTCCCTGCTGGACAGACTGTTGTACATTTTAACCACATAAACCACAAGATATTTGAAGACTTGATATGCTTATAGTTCTGaattttcattactttaaagatTTCCTTAgtctttctgcttgtttttttctttctttctttcattggtGTAGTAATCTGACAAAAATTGTATAGTGTAGATTGCTTGTTGGAGTTGTGATAGAACACAAGGATAGTAATCTCATCCTATTTTATTACAGGGCTTTTGTATCTTTTGGGCCTCGAAATCGGGCAATAGGTGCCGCAGCCAAAAGCCAGGTATGCCAATATGCATTTTGCCATTACTTCCTGTTAGATCGTTTTAACTATAGGCACAGTTTCATTCTTCataagttcatttttattaatgatttactCTCTTTTATCCAGGTGGTCACAAACTGCAAGAACACTGTGCAAGGCTTTAAGCGATTCCATGGCAGGGCGTTCACTGATCCGTATGTTCAGTCAGCAAAGTCCAGTCTTGTCTATGACCTCGCTCAGATGCCCACAGGAACTACCGGCATCAAGGTAAATTATTCTAAACAAGTCAAGTCAATTAGACACTGTCTGGGTTATTAAGTAGCCAACTGCCGTCTCTCTTTCAGATATGAAGGATTTGAAGTTTGTTCTAAGTTTGCTATGTCTAATCCAACAGGTCATGTACATGGAGGAGGAGAAAGTGTTCAGTATTGAGCAAGTCACTGGCATGCTGCTCACTAAACTGAAGGAAACGGCTGAGGCTGCGCTCAAGAAGCCAGTGGCAGACTGCGTAATTTCTGTATGTGCTTTGACTTCTTTAAATAAACTTATATTTTGATGAATGTCTTATGCGTTTGTTTAGTCACTGTTTTTTCTCATGGTTCTCTTATGTGCCAGAGCATATCTTGTTTATTCAGCGTGTTCTGCCTTTTGTCAGTTATTTTGTGTGTTAAGTGGACCTGAATGTGACTGTAGACAGAAAGGCTCaatcacttttattttttctcaggTTCCCAGCTTCTTCTCTGATGCTGAGAGAAGATCAGTCATCGATGCTGCACAGATTGCTGGCCTGAACTGCCTGCGACTCATGAACGAGACCACTGCAGGTACCTTACCTTTAAACATCTCACAGTACATAATTGAGTGACTAATCCACTGTGGCCTGGAGTTGATATTTACAGTGTTTAACCACTTTTGTTCCAGTTGCTCTTGCTTATGGCATCTACAAGCAGGATCTGCCAGCTGCTGAGGAGAAGCCCAGGACAGTTGTGTTTGTGGATGTGGGCCATTCTAGCTACCAAGTCTATGCCTGTGCCTTTAACAAAGGAAAATTGAAGGTAGGGGAATATCAATCACTACACCTCTGGTTCTGATTAACCAGACATTTTCTGAATTGTTTAAGTCCGTGTTCTGATGTTCGAACAAACAGTAAGTAATTGGAGTGCCATCAATtggcaagtaatccagctcagaaaattgTTACGCATCATGGCTAACACACTCCTGTGACATGGCTGGGGGTTAGCATTGTGGCTAgaattatcatatatatatatatatatatatatatatatatatatatatatatatatatacacacacacacacacacacactatttacaGCACCTGTCACTGACTGATGTTCACTACAGGATGCTGTTGTTAGTATACGTAATTAAAGCCGAACAAAATATGCTCCTTTAGCTTGGCATTGTTAGTGTGTGATGACATACACCACATGCATTGGCTTTCATACTGTTCATATCAATCTGGTGATCATATTGTATTGACCCTGATTAAGAAATTCATAACTTGCCATGTCATCCAGCCCTACTTTCTTACTTTGCtctatgtttttaatatatttatttacttggTTTGTCCCCAAATTCCTCTAGGTTCTGGCCTCTGCGTTTGACCCTGAGCTAGGTGGCAAAGACTTTGACGAGATGCTGGTTCAGTACTTCTGTAAAGATTTTGGTGAGCGGTACAAGCTGGACGTGCGCTCAAAGCCCCGCGCTCTGGTGCGCCTCTACCAGGAGTGTGAGAAGCTGAAAAAGCTCATGAGCGCCAACTCCTCGGACCTGCCTCTCAATATTGAATGCTTCATGAACGACATCGACGTCACTGGTAAACTCAACAGGTCAGTCTCCTGGCAACCCCTCATCAACGCTGGATTTAGCCAGTTATGCAGGCTAAATCGGGCCCTGACTATGGCCTGGGGATATGTTTGTGTTCAGTCTGCATGTGCATCATGATGTAAGCATCTGCTTTGGTCTGAACGCTGCATCTAAATATAGCCCGGTGACATTTTTGTTCCAGAGGCCAGTTCGAGGAGATGTGTGCAGGGCTACTGGCCAAAGTGGAGGGTCCCCTACGCAGCGTCATGGAACAAGCCAGTGAGTACAAACTCTGTGCCCACCCTACTTCCACATGCCTGCAATTGTTGCAGGGAAACCTGCAATGACCACCTTCTAATGTCTCCTCCAATAACCTCTCCCCTGAACAGAGCTAAAGAAAGAGGACATCTATGCGGTGGAGATTATTGGAGGTGCCTCAAGGATCCCCGCCATCAAAGAACGAGTCAGCAAGTTCTTTGGAAAGGAGATGAGTACAACGCTGAATGCGGACGAAGCTGTGGCCAGAGGCTGTGCTCTGCAGGTTTGTGAATAAGGAACACTCATTCTTTCATAGGCTGTATGCTGGGACATGCTCTTGTCTTTTCGTTTCTGTTTTAAAGTGAATATATACATGTATTCCCCTGAACCTTCCTCATTTTCAAGCATTTCTTTAAGACCActtattctgaaaaaaatattagaatGAGTGATGGTATGTTTTATTGATATAGATTATAAATTCATCTTTATTCAGTTGGCTAATTTCCGATCTGGTTCTTACTTTTGGGcttttattaaataatacaacCACACAACTTGACCAGGTAAGATGTACTGGTCATTTACACCATTAAACACTAGCAAAatcattataatttaataaacagTTATTTTATGAGACTTTTTGAACTATTTAGTTTAGAAATGGTTTACTTTATAGTGTGTTTAGTATCTTCAAATCCAGTCCAGTCCTAAAGCTTCATcacccaatacttttttttttttttttgaataattttatttttaaatttaatcaaatttttcccacaatttacacggccagttacccaacccactcattaggactccccctatcactagcaatgccctcacaccagaagggtgaaaactagcatatgcctcctccaatgcatgtgaaatcagccatcgcctctttttgaactgctgctgatgcagcattcgCTCGGAGGAAACctcagcgactcagttctgatacatcagcttaaagacccttgtgctgagcaacatcaccttttcgagtgatgtgggaagagagcgccatctacccacccagagagagcaaggccaatctcagggctccggtagctgatggcaaactataTGAACAGgtttcgaactggcgatctcctgatctcaaaatcctttaaaaaacTGAAGTCATATCACTTAAATTCGCCAAATGTGGCCTTGTTTTGCCTGCTAACTGGTAACCTTACAACACTTATGagttaaaataaagcattttttttgtgtgtcagcTATTGTAAAAGACAATACTTCAGCAGCTGCAGTTCAGTGACACATAGAACAGTATTTCTCAGCCCTTGTACTGGAGGCCCACTGTGTTTTCCCTTCTCCCAACCCACCTGATCCAACCACCATTAGGCATTAATAGACCATTATTGAGTTATGGTGGGAGTTCTACAGCAGGAAAACACTTAAGTGTTTTCAGAGCCAGCAGTCACTTAGCTACTGAGATTGGAACTGGATCAGATCACGACATCCCTAGGATAAAAGCATATCTTCTAGACTGTACTGAACAGCTCCTCTCTCCTGTCTCCCATGTGTTCAGTAACATGCCTTCAGCTGATTAATGTGAAGCTTGTTCTTCTTTGGCTGTTTAGTAGTAGCAACCTCTTGTGTTTCTTGGTGATGAAGTAAACTCATTATTATATGTTTCTTTTCCTCAGTGCGCGATCCTGTCACCTGCTTTTAAAGTGCGGGAATTTTCCATCACAGACGTGGTTCCATACCCTGTCTCGCTTAGATGGAATTCAGCAGCTGAGGAAGGCTTGAGGTCTGGTAACTGTTGATATTCAAATTTACTGGTAGCTAACGTCTTAAAGGCTAGGGTTGTATGGGCACAACAGATTagacttgagttttttttttttttttaactattatgcCTAAAGTATGCCTTAAGGGGAGTTGGATTCTGGCAGGGagtcagaattcagcacaacactggcaGAGCATGGATAAACGCAagaatgtgcacatgtagactaATTTGTCTAACTAATTTGTAACTGATTTGGCTACATGgttaattttttataaatactagtgcatctcaaaaaatgtgtaTCATTGAAAATGTCCTTTACTTCAGgaattcagttcaaattgtgaaactcatgtatagatgtgttacacacggagtgatctattttaagcctttttttattgttaattatggcttacagttattgaaaacccaaaaatcagtgtcttagaaaaatagaatattaaataagaccactTGGTACTTTTCGGTAGTGTgacaagttctgctggaaaatgaactCTGCATATTAGATAAAGATTACTTATATTTTTGAAACTTGACCAGGTAGCCCAAATCAGatctgagaaaaaagaaaatctaaattaaTTTAATGAGGCTTCTTATGTGAATGTAGCCATAGATTTTCAgatgttctatctatctatcgatctatctatcgatctatctatcttctgctataaatatatattttgcttaCTCTCTATGCAGTGACTGTGAGGTATTCCCAAAGAATCATCCGGCACCCTTCTCTAAAGTGTTGACCTTCTACCGCAAGGAGCCCTTCTCTTTGGAAGCTTACTACAACAATCCAAAGGAGCTGCCATATCCAGATCCTACCATAGGTACGTGTTTCTAAAAGATATTCACTTGTTCTCTGAGCACAACTTGTCTGTTTTTATCTAAGATGTATCTGATGCAgcgtaaaaaaattaaaataacccAAATCTGTCAGTTTTTGAGGAAGTCTACTGAAACATTTTGTAAACAGCATACAGAGTCTGCTGAAGGGAAGAATATTTTGGGAAATGGCAGAAAAATCATTTATGTTCAGTTATCATGAACAGTTGGACAGTTCTtaataacaccccccccccccccccccctctctctcttttcctgtttTCAGGTCAGTTCCAGATCCAGAAAGTGGTACCACAGGCATCGGGTGAAAGTGCGAAAGTTAAAGTGAAGGTGCGAGTCAATGTCCACGGTGTCTTCAGTGTTTCCAGTGCCTCCCTGGTGGAGGTCCTGAAGTCTGGTGAGGGAGAGGAGCCCATGGAGACAGACACAGCTGGCAAAGACGAAGAGGTAAAGATCTGTCATTGCTGTAGGcccttactgtactgtactgtccaCCCTCTCATTGATGTTAGTGCTCCTCCCTCCTGAAATATTTACTGTGCTGTGAAACGGGGGAGGCGTGTCTGGACAcagttaaacaaataaaagcaTGACTGAGAACTGTCTGTGCTTTTGTGGCCTTTAAGCATCTTGCTAGTTCATGTGCGTCTTactgtataaatgtgtgtttacATTGTAAAGAACAAGATGCAGGTGGACCAAGAGGACAAAGAGAAGGCTGATGGACAGAAAGAAAATGCGGACAAGAAATCTGACACAGAAGACATGGAGGTGACTAAGAGTgatattaaaatgcattcatttatgAACACACTTCCATAGCTTAAGCGATAAGATAAGAGTAACAGTTCTTTCACACCTGTTACATGAATTGGATAAATAATATGGCCAACATCTAACTtaacaaatatacatatactagtgtatctccaaaacaattccaagaaaacactgcactgactttggacctgatataacacagtggaccaacaccagcagatgacatgtctctccaacatcatcagtaaattttgcattttatttggaaatctaGGGAgcacagtctggaggaagagtggagagagacacagtccaagctgcttgaggtctagtgtgaagttttcacaatcagtgatggtttggtgagACATGTCATCAGttggtgttgctccactgtgttctattaagtCTAAAAAGTCAGTGAAGTGTGTTCCCGGAAGATCTTATAGCActtcatgttttaattttttttcccctttagtTTTTACAGTGGTTTTAGCTAGCAATTAGAGTTTTAAGATAACAGAATCTCCCCCATGTCACACTTCTTGTGTCATATGACCTTTAAACTAGAACTATGAGCCAACACTGCTGCTTTGAGACCCACAGTGGGACGTTTGTGTAGTGAATATTGGTCCTCGTTTATGTTAAGCTGGGGTTACACAGTGTGATTTTAGTTTGGTTGAGTCTGTGCTGGCTGGCTGGAAAATGTGAAATTTGAAGAGAGAATTGAGACTTTTGGGTGGCCAATCACATTTCCGAACAGTCAGAgtgtataaatatgttttaattattgttttttgaaACAACTGTTCAAAAAACATAGAAGTGGAACGTAGgggtggccctaaaataatatcacgatatttcatggtattctcacaataacgatactcttggcaatatgccaaaacactgaattaaaaaaatttgttcaagaatacactactgcaatgaaatatgcaataataaaaaaaattctcatgATATATGGCATACCCCTATCTGAcatatttaaaaatgcaataactttatcagatttttaacagaagtcaatgatccagaatgtcatgacacgaataatgcactccaaatatctctttatatccaggactgaagtaaaatgaaaGATACTGGATGGatttataatctgtctctagtagacatataataggaaatgagaacagtctaaatcaggggtgtcaaactcattttggccgagggccacattggcatattggctgtcctctgagggccagatgtaacttataaatgtaataaaatgtaaccagatgtaatataaaattaatgtaattactccttaatgttaaataactctcaatatattatttattcaatcaaatattacagttgcatggaaaaaaatgtttgcttgttgctctattaacataaatccttttaatttgtcatgttatgaaatccaaaaactccaccaatcaagaaccaaactattcaagtgaatagaaatgacataaaatacaagttatattaact comes from Astyanax mexicanus isolate ESR-SI-001 chromosome 17, AstMex3_surface, whole genome shotgun sequence and encodes:
- the hspa4a gene encoding heat shock 70 kDa protein 4a, giving the protein MSVVGFDVGFQNCYVAVARAGGIETVANEYSDRCTPAFVSFGPRNRAIGAAAKSQVVTNCKNTVQGFKRFHGRAFTDPYVQSAKSSLVYDLAQMPTGTTGIKVMYMEEEKVFSIEQVTGMLLTKLKETAEAALKKPVADCVISVPSFFSDAERRSVIDAAQIAGLNCLRLMNETTAVALAYGIYKQDLPAAEEKPRTVVFVDVGHSSYQVYACAFNKGKLKVLASAFDPELGGKDFDEMLVQYFCKDFGERYKLDVRSKPRALVRLYQECEKLKKLMSANSSDLPLNIECFMNDIDVTGKLNRGQFEEMCAGLLAKVEGPLRSVMEQAKLKKEDIYAVEIIGGASRIPAIKERVSKFFGKEMSTTLNADEAVARGCALQCAILSPAFKVREFSITDVVPYPVSLRWNSAAEEGLSDCEVFPKNHPAPFSKVLTFYRKEPFSLEAYYNNPKELPYPDPTIGQFQIQKVVPQASGESAKVKVKVRVNVHGVFSVSSASLVEVLKSGEGEEPMETDTAGKDEENKMQVDQEDKEKADGQKENADKKSDTEDMETSNEENKQEKKTDQPPQAKKPKVKTKTVDLPIENSLHWQLSNDMLNLFVENEGKMIMQDKLEKERNDAKNGVEEYVYEMRDKLHGVLEKFVSEEDRDAFSLKLEDTENWLYEEGEDQQKQVYIDKLTELKKLGQPIQERAMEAEERPRAFEELGKQIQQYMKIIEAYKAKDELYDHLDELEVMKVEKHVNDAMAWLNNKMNQQSKQSLTVAPVVKSQEIQAKTKELYSACNPTLSKSKPKVEPPKEEKAAEQNGPVNGQEGTEDQPNSPAKDQPAPESGTESKLPEMDID